A stretch of Natator depressus isolate rNatDep1 chromosome 2, rNatDep2.hap1, whole genome shotgun sequence DNA encodes these proteins:
- the LOC141982516 gene encoding cadherin-19-like isoform X5, with amino-acid sequence MNCYTWLSLLLTLGQLRPCLPSMQNHNTHKTKQPFATLQRVKRGWVWSQFFVLEEQILTEPLYVGQLKSDSDKHDGTFKYILTGDGAGSIFTIDEYTGTIHVTQKLDREEKPFYTLRAQAINRNTQLPVEPESEFIIKVQDINDHEPKFLDGPYEATVPEMSPEGTSVIQVTATDGDDPAYGNSARLLYSILQGQPYFSVEPKTGVIRISSQMDRETKEQYFVIIQAKDMVGQMGGFSGTATVTINLSDINDNKPKFQQKFYYMNISEAAPAGSTVGKIMAEDSDIGENAAMNYVIEGDESLVFDISTNNETQEGIVILKERVDYESKRRYSVRAKAVNRQMDGRFMKEGPFEDTTIIKISVEDADEPPVFTSQNYVMEIAEGATNGSLVGAITARDPDNANSPIRYSIVHSTYLKRLFSINAHSGTIIITKLLDRETAAWHNITVTATETRNPEQVSEVTVYVQVLDVNDHAPEFPKHYEIYVCENARSGQITQLEFLQQKMASVDKSSLLSSCQS; translated from the exons ATGAATTGTTATACTTGGCTATCTCTTCTGCTAACACTTGGTCAGCTACGGCCTTGCCTTCCAAGTATGCAGAACCATAACACCCACAAAACGAAGCAACCTTTTGCAACACTTCAGAGAGTCAAACGTGGCTGGGTATGGAGCCAGTTTTTTGTGCTGGAAGAACAGATTTTAACAGAGCCTTTGTATGTTGGCCAG CTGAAATCTGATTCCGACAAACATGATGGCactttcaaatacattttgaCGGGGGATGGAGCGGGAAGCATTTTTACTATCGATGAGTATACAGGTACAATTCATGTGACACAGAAGCTTGATCGAGAGGAGAAACCTTTCTACACTCTAAGAGCACAGGCAATTAACAGGAATACCCAGCTGCCCGTTGAACCTGAGTCAGAATTTATCATCAAAGTTCAGGATATCAATGATCATGAACCAAAGTTCTTGGATGGACCTTATGAAGCCACTGTTCCAGAGATGTCTCCCGAAG gtaCTTCGGTGATACAGGTTACAGCTACAGATGGAGATGATCCTGCTTATGGCAATAGTGCCCGGTTGCTTTACAGTATTTTACAAGGACAGCCCTACTTCTCTGTGGAGCCAAAGACAG GTGTCATTAGAATTTCTTCCCAAATGGACAGAGAAACTAAGGAGCAATATTTTGTCATTATCCAAGCCAAAGATATGGTTGGGCAAATGGGTGGATTTTCAGGAACAGCAACTGTAACCATCAACCTCTCTGACATCAATGACAACAAACCCAAATTTCAACAAA AGTTCTACTACATGAATATCTCTGAGGCGGCACCAGCGGGCTCTACCGTAGGCAAAATCATGGCAGAAGACAGCGACATAGGGGAGAATGCAGCCATGAATTATGTCATCGAAGGAGATGAGTCACTTGTTTTTGACATCAGTACTAACAATGAGACCCAAGAAGGAATTGTTATATTAAAAGAG AGAGTGGATTATGAGAGCAAAAGGAGATACAGTGTTAGAGCAAAAGCAGTCAACAGGCAAATGGATGGCCGTTTTATGAAGGAAGGGCCCTTTGAAGACACAACCATTATCAAGATCAGTGTGGAAGATGCTGATGAGCCTCCAGTTTTCACCTCACAGAACTATGTGATGGAAATCGCTGAAGGGGCCACAAATGGTTCCTTGGTTGGTGCTATCACTGCCAGAGATCCAGACAATGCCAACAGTCCCATCAG GTATTCTATTGTCCACAGCACGTATTTAAAGAGATTGTTCAGCATCAATGCACACAGTGGAACAATCATTATAACTAAGCTTCTGGACCGAGAGACAGCTGCTTGGCACAACATAACTGTTACAGCCACAGAAACAA GAAATCCAGAACAAGTTTCTGAAGTAACTGTGTATGTTCAAGTTCTTGATGTTAATGATCATGCTCCAGAATTCCCAAAACATTATGAGATTTATGTGTGTGAAAATGCAAGATCTGGACAG